AGGGCTAGTTGGTGATGATTAGGACTAATACGTTGTGGGAATAGAGTTAAAGCAGGATCGCCATTACCAATAGGTAAGTCACCTAGCACTTGGTCGTAGGTACGATTTTCTTTAACGATGTAGATGACGTGCTTGATTTTGGTTTGTAAATACTGCATCGTTCGGTCAGGACGGCGATTGTCAAAACCGTTGTTTTTGTCTACCAATGCAGAGAGGCTGGTCAAAGTACCACCACTGGGAACAAGAATAACCGCAATACCAGCTTTTTCTAATGCCCAGTTGTATTCATTTCTAAATGTGGTGTTGCGTGCTAGTCCGGCTGGTGTTGTCCGGCTATTGGAGGGGTTGGGGCCAGAAGTGCTTTTGGCGTTCACAACATACAAGTTGCGACCATCAGCGCTAACACTAACTGAATTAGGATACCAACCTGTGGGAATACGTCCAGCCACTCTCCCGGAGCGTAAATTTACCACAGCGATCGCATTTTCACCGCCCAAAGTTACATACAGTTGGCTACCATCTGGACTCAAAGCCAGAGAGTTGGAGTTTGCACCTTTGTATCTATCTCCAGGTCGAGAAAGGGAGATGTCGGCTACAACTTTATTGCTGTTGGTATCAATAACGGAAACTGAGTCGCTGTTACCGTTAGCGACATAAAGGCGATTTTGATCAGGTGATAGTAATACTTTATTTGGCTGATCACCTACAGGAATTTTGGTAATAGCACCAGAATTGATATTGACAGCCAGCACTTCATTATCTCTTTGGCTAGTGACATAAGCTGTGTCTGCTAAACCATTGCTAGAACTTTTAAGCGCTACATCAAAAGGAAATTCTCCTGTTGCTACTTGCTGTCCTGGTTTAAAGAATTTGATTTCTCGCAATACCTGACGCTTATTAGTATCAACAATCGAGATCGAGTCATTTTCAAAATTAGCCGCTACTAAAGTTTTGCCATCTTTACTGACTCCAAAACCTGCGACAACTGCACCTGTGGCTATAGCTTTAGCTGGGGTGTCTTTGAGTAAACCGCCATCATACTTAGGAAATGGTGCAGTTTGGTTAGAGTTGTGACCTAAAAGGATAAAAGGGGCATCTGGTACATATTGTTTACCACTTAAGGTATATACGTATATGCGATCGTCAATGCCGCCTGATACATAAAAACGTTGACCATCAGGCGACCAAGTTAAACCATTGTAAGTATTGGGGATATTGATTTGTTGGCGTTTAACTAACTTACCGCTACTGACATCAAAAACAAATACCCACTCAGCTTTTGAAGTGCTAACACTGGTTGGTTTACCAGTTGTAGGATCTAAAACAGGGTAAGTAATATTACTACCACTTTCTGTTTTAAAATTTTGGTTATAACCACTAGTAAGCACTAAAAGAGTTTTACCATCAGGGCTAAGAGATGTAGTTACAGCTTCAGCCGCATCAGCGTTATCATCTTTGCGTAAATCAGTCTTTAATGGTGCAAAAGTCGAGCCTGGTGCAGCCGCAGGTGTGATTACCTGGCCCGTAGGTAATAAAGCTGCACCACCTCCCAAATTACCAACAGGGGCATTAGTACGCGCAAATACTGTTGATGTATTTGCACTCATTACTCCTGTTAGTATAAAACATAGGATATAGTCTAACTTTTTATTAGTAGCCATTGTGTACCATATAAAAAATCAATACTTATTATGTTTATGGTTCATGATTATGGTTAAGCTAAGATTTGGTTAATTTTTTCGTATTAAAATTTTGTTAGATTTAGAAACAAATTGTAAGTTTTCTCAGCCTCACATATAATTATTGCAGAAGTATTTTGACTAACTTCATTACATAAATACACAAAAATAGTTTACCTTTAAATAAAGTATAAAACTTTGTTTAGTTATTTGTGATTGCGCTCCATTTAGTTGTAGAAAATGAAGCAAATTGAGAGGTTATTTATCAAGCAAAAATAAAATTACTGTAGTGGCGTGTCTAGGCTAAACTTGTGCATTAGCCAACAATCTAACATCTGCGTTCATCTGCGTTCATCTGCGTTCAATTTTTTCAAATTTATTGCAAAATTTTAGTCTAGACACGCCACTACTTAAGATTTACTTATTAAAATTAGTAAATTTAATTTTTTAGCAGTAGTCTTTATGATATTAGTCTTTCAGTTTCAGTTAAAAATCTAATTAAACTTCTTATACCTACAGTTGGTATTAGATACTTTTCTGGTGCATGTCGTATTAATTTGATAGCTCAAGCGATCGCGGAAGTTGCAAGTAAAATTAAAGACATTACTTTTGGTAGATTAATTTAAAGCTTTTAGCGATCGCTCTTGCATTAAAACTGGTGCTGATTTATGGTTGGCGCTATCATTACAAGTGCGGCATAACCAGTCAAACAATTAATGGTGAGGTGAAATGCTTACAAGAAACGAACACATTTCCCAAATCATAGTGACGGCTGCACAAATGCGCGACATTGAAGCGCGAATATTTGCAGCCGGAATGCCTGTATCTGCTTTAATGGAAAAGGTAGCTGGATTAGTTACTAGACGCATTCAAGATATTTTTCCACAACACAATATTTCTTCTCTATTTTCCTCATCCCCCGAAGTAGGAATCCTCGTCGGCCCTGGACACAATGGTGGTGATGCGTTAGTTGTGGCGAGAGAACTATATTTTAGTGGGTATCGAGTTTGGATTTATTTGCCTTTTGATAAGCTTAAGGAATTAACATCACAGCATTTACAGTATGCTCAAAGTTTAGATATACCTTGTTATCAAGATGTTGAGCAATTACCAAATTGTGATTTTCTAGTTGATGGTTTGTTTGGTTTTGGTTTAGAAAGGGCAATTACTGATCCTATTGCTGCTGTAATTAATCAATTGAATCAATGGAATAAGCCGATTATTAGTATTGATTTACCTTCAGGTTTGCATACTGATACTGGCAAAGTCTTAGGGACGGCCATTCGTGCAACTTATACCTTGTGTTTAGGTTTGTGGAAACAAGGTTTATTGCAAGATCAGGCGTTAGATTATATCGGGAAAGCTGAGTTAATTAATTTTGATATTCCCCTGGCTGATGTGCAAGCTGTATTGGGGGATGTACCTAAAGTTAAACGCATTACATCGGCGACAGCTTTATCTACTTTACCTTTACCTCGTCCGCCAGTGAC
Above is a genomic segment from Nostoc sp. MS1 containing:
- a CDS encoding bifunctional YncE family protein/alkaline phosphatase family protein, which codes for MSANTSTVFARTNAPVGNLGGGAALLPTGQVITPAAAPGSTFAPLKTDLRKDDNADAAEAVTTSLSPDGKTLLVLTSGYNQNFKTESGSNITYPVLDPTTGKPTSVSTSKAEWVFVFDVSSGKLVKRQQINIPNTYNGLTWSPDGQRFYVSGGIDDRIYVYTLSGKQYVPDAPFILLGHNSNQTAPFPKYDGGLLKDTPAKAIATGAVVAGFGVSKDGKTLVAANFENDSISIVDTNKRQVLREIKFFKPGQQVATGEFPFDVALKSSSNGLADTAYVTSQRDNEVLAVNINSGAITKIPVGDQPNKVLLSPDQNRLYVANGNSDSVSVIDTNSNKVVADISLSRPGDRYKGANSNSLALSPDGSQLYVTLGGENAIAVVNLRSGRVAGRIPTGWYPNSVSVSADGRNLYVVNAKSTSGPNPSNSRTTPAGLARNTTFRNEYNWALEKAGIAVILVPSGGTLTSLSALVDKNNGFDNRRPDRTMQYLQTKIKHVIYIVKENRTYDQVLGDLPIGNGDPALTLFPQRISPNHHQLALDFATFDNFYDSGESSGVGWSWSTFARTTDYTEKTQSVLYGNAGFNGLTYDYEGTNRNISLALPQTSANQSPVNTRITGILDPSGQSSILPGTRDVNAPEGDGEVESNAVGGYLWDAALRSGKTVRNYGFFVDNGVPYTTSLPDPTKPDPNNPAYIPISPNPFLDKIPQAPVTKNVLLDKTDLFFRSFDMNNPDIYLYKEWERDIEQHGLPNLMLVRLPHDHFGSFGTALAGLNTPQLQMADNDYAIGKLVEKISHMPEWKETAIFIIEDDSQNGPDHVDSHRSLAYVISPYTKRGSLIKTNYNTTSILRTIEDLLNIGYLGITDANAEPMSDAFTREPDIKPYTAIVPGNLCVAPVDPKLVPACEDSTVTKTAVIPMLRDKNWWASMTKDFNFIGEDKLDPEEFNEILWAGIKGDEIPYPEERSGNDLRRNRAEFLKRWQLSQNDRSTEAKK